In Bradyrhizobium guangxiense, the following are encoded in one genomic region:
- a CDS encoding putative bifunctional diguanylate cyclase/phosphodiesterase produces the protein MNAAKKVSGKPAAEMFDDIPVLQRKWRAALKPGERLPRYEDVMLGSLGRLADHIALLKNDGVLELSRSGRYVQKWLGEERWDIPVAELSPDCATALSEAATSALANGRPHRASAHCVRDGMVRTYDVLALPTASRWGATLVGAYINERGAQYNLLDAIFASTDDAVISLATLRDAGGKPFDLQIVHHNNSAGELLKVASGSLLWRRIGEGTTLLALPEIMDFLLKAVAGGRGEQLEIESEGRHLRLSATAFADVVSLTISDVTALKRRDASFRLLFDNNPMPMWVFDAQTKQFLGVNDAAVQHYGYSRATFLRMKLHEIWPEDEWESHAEALERVGDAYHSSRNWRHLRADGSEIEVLTFGRRVAFDARDGYLVAVVDITERRKAEARIAHMAHHDGLTDLPNREYFQERLKQALDQAGDKRVGVLYIDLDLFKNVNDSFGHPVGDRLLKEVAERLTTAVRGANLAARLGGDEFAVILAADVSPNEASACAGLLIDTLKVPYDLDGQEMVIGASIGIALSPGDGTTPEELMRNADMALYRAKSDGGGVHHFFERDMDLQAQKRRDMELDLRRAFANGEFELHYQPLVSIASDRISGFESLLRWRHPDKGMISPAEFIPVAEDIGLITQLGEWVLREACAEAVKWPADVKVAVNLSPAQFRSRNLVQVVISALAQSGLSPRRLELEITESIFLAETDANLATLHQLRELGVGISMDDFGTGYSSLSYLRSFPFDKIKIDRSFVKDLAQRPDCGAIVRAISGLGRSLNITTTAEGVETEDQLDWLRAEGCNEVQGFLFSAARPAAEIAKLLADFGQRASRAA, from the coding sequence GCGAGGAGCGCTGGGACATTCCTGTCGCCGAACTGTCGCCGGATTGCGCCACCGCGCTGTCGGAGGCGGCGACCAGCGCGCTTGCCAACGGGCGGCCGCATCGGGCCAGCGCACATTGCGTGCGCGACGGCATGGTACGGACCTACGACGTGCTGGCGCTGCCGACGGCCTCACGCTGGGGCGCCACGCTGGTCGGGGCTTATATCAACGAGCGCGGCGCGCAGTACAATCTCCTGGACGCCATCTTCGCCTCGACCGATGACGCGGTGATCTCGTTGGCGACGCTGCGCGATGCCGGCGGCAAGCCGTTCGATCTCCAGATCGTGCATCACAATAACAGCGCGGGCGAGCTGCTGAAGGTCGCGAGCGGAAGCCTGTTGTGGCGGCGAATTGGCGAGGGGACCACGCTGCTGGCCTTGCCCGAGATCATGGACTTTCTGCTCAAGGCCGTCGCGGGCGGCCGCGGCGAACAGCTCGAGATCGAAAGCGAGGGCCGGCACCTCCGCCTCAGCGCCACCGCCTTCGCCGACGTGGTCTCGCTGACAATCTCCGATGTCACCGCGCTGAAGCGGCGCGACGCCTCGTTCCGTCTTCTGTTCGACAACAACCCGATGCCGATGTGGGTGTTCGACGCGCAGACCAAGCAATTCCTCGGCGTCAACGACGCCGCGGTACAGCATTACGGCTACAGCCGCGCGACCTTCCTGCGCATGAAGCTGCACGAAATCTGGCCCGAGGACGAGTGGGAAAGCCACGCCGAGGCGCTCGAACGGGTCGGCGATGCCTATCACTCCTCGCGCAACTGGCGGCACTTGCGCGCCGACGGCAGCGAGATCGAGGTGCTCACCTTCGGCCGCCGCGTCGCCTTCGACGCTCGCGACGGCTATCTGGTCGCGGTGGTCGACATCACCGAGCGGCGCAAGGCCGAGGCGCGCATTGCGCACATGGCTCACCATGACGGACTTACCGACCTGCCGAACCGCGAATATTTCCAGGAGCGCCTGAAGCAGGCCCTGGACCAAGCCGGAGACAAGCGCGTCGGCGTGCTCTACATCGATCTCGACCTGTTCAAGAACGTCAACGATTCCTTCGGTCATCCCGTGGGCGACCGCCTGCTCAAGGAAGTCGCCGAACGCCTGACGACGGCGGTTCGCGGCGCCAATCTGGCAGCCCGGCTCGGCGGCGACGAATTCGCGGTGATCCTCGCGGCCGACGTCTCGCCGAACGAGGCTAGCGCCTGTGCTGGCCTGCTGATCGACACGCTGAAGGTGCCCTATGATCTCGACGGTCAGGAGATGGTGATCGGCGCCAGCATCGGCATTGCGCTGTCGCCCGGCGACGGCACGACGCCGGAAGAGCTGATGCGAAATGCCGACATGGCGCTTTACCGGGCGAAGTCCGACGGCGGCGGCGTGCACCATTTCTTCGAGCGCGACATGGACCTCCAGGCGCAGAAGCGCCGCGACATGGAGCTCGATCTGCGGCGTGCGTTCGCTAATGGCGAATTCGAGCTGCACTATCAGCCGCTGGTGTCGATCGCTTCCGACCGCATCTCCGGTTTCGAGTCGCTGCTGCGCTGGCGTCATCCGGACAAAGGCATGATCTCGCCGGCGGAGTTCATTCCCGTCGCCGAGGACATTGGCCTCATCACCCAGTTGGGGGAGTGGGTGCTGCGGGAAGCCTGCGCCGAGGCCGTCAAATGGCCTGCCGATGTCAAGGTGGCGGTCAACCTGTCGCCGGCGCAATTCCGCAGCCGCAACCTGGTTCAGGTCGTGATCTCGGCCCTGGCGCAGTCCGGCCTGTCGCCGCGCCGGCTCGAGCTCGAAATCACCGAGTCGATCTTCCTGGCCGAGACCGATGCCAATCTCGCCACCCTGCACCAGCTGCGCGAGCTCGGTGTCGGCATTTCCATGGACGATTTCGGCACCGGCTATTCCAGCCTGAGCTATCTCAGAAGCTTTCCCTTCGACAAGATCAAGATCGACCGTTCGTTCGTGAAGGATCTGGCGCAGCGGCCCGACTGCGGCGCGATCGTGCGCGCGATCTCCGGACTTGGCCGCAGCCTCAACATCACCACGACTGCGGAGGGCGTCGAGACCGAGGACCAGCTCGACTGGCTCCGCGCGGAGGGTTGCAACGAGGTGCAGGGCTTCCTGTTCAGCGCGGCGCGGCCTGCGGCAGAGATCGCAAAGCTGCTCGCCGATTTCGGCCAGCGCGCCTCACGGGCGGCGTAG